The sequence AATTTCAAATCTTTTTGGTTTGTCTTCATCTATTTTATACGAACTTCATCTATCTAATTAcattttagtatttaattaggTATTATAGTAATGGATAGATAGCAAAACAATATTCCCTTCCTCAACCAAAAAATAGtccatttttatcattttgagaTGTCTAACAAAATTAGCTCATTTCTATTTTAGGAAACTATCTATCATGTGGACACTactctccactcacaatacaattaattatcattataaacattACTTTTTAAGTGAGATAATTTCTTCATTCacaatacaataattatttttattaaaactcgtgatGTCCacctttaggactatttttggtggacggatggagtagaatgtaagaaaaaaaaattactggACAAATTTGGTCCGACCGTCCTATAGCTGGGCTTGTTAATTTGTGGTCCGATCAAATTTCGagtcaaatttcaaaatttggtGGGCCGGGCTGGGCCGACTCGACTGATGGGGACACGATATTAAAATTTCGCAAAAATAATATGGCTGTTCAGTTAATTAATGGGTTGATTTACGGCCCAATGTATATTTTTAGTAAGTCCAATTAAATCATTTTGAAACTCTCTCTTTCTACTCCCATAGTCGTCAAAATACTACTTCCTCGATATCCGCCGACGACAATGGCGATTGCCGCCGCCATAACGCCGCCGCTGACCGCCGCCAAACACCGCTCTCTTTCATCAGCATCTTCATCTCTTTGGCTCTCCTCTCCACCAATTCAGCTGCGCAATTATCTCCCGTCCCTCTCCATCTCAGCTGTCCGCAAATCTAATCTCCTTGTCTTCTCTTCCATGAGTATTCAGGCTCCGGAGAAGGCCTCCGCGACGTCGTTTCTCGACCACAAGGAGAGCGGAATTCTTTATTTCGTCAAGTACCACGGACTCGGCAATGACTTCATATTGGTATTTTTCCACCTTCCAAATTGCAATTATGCTAATTTTTTCGTGCTCGACGCACAattttttgttgtattttggtaCGAATTTCTGCTTAAAATATACTATTTGGAACTGGCAATCCTAGATGCCGCCACAGTCTTTTACGTTTATAAACGTTTCGATATCAGCTAACATCTTAGAACTTATTCAATGGAATGATGGTTCCTTCTCAacatttgtttgattttatccATGCCACACCAAATgtaatatatgtatttataaacaCAGTTtctatttgaaaaaaattgccCCGTGCCTGCTACACATATGTTCACGCTAACAGAACTGATAATGTGAGTAATTTGTTTGCATTGATGCTTATTTTTGTGGTTAAGTTGACTTGATTAGGTTGATAACCGAGATTCCGAGGAACCCAAAATCACACCCGAGCAAGCTGTGAAATTGTGTGATAGAAACTTTGGCATTGGCGCTGATGGAGTGATATTTGCGTTGCCAGGCATTAATGGCGCAGATTATACTATGAGGATCTTTAATTCTGATGGCAGTGAGCCTGAGGTAATTTGTGTTTACGTGTATACTGTATAGTTCTGGTTGTGCTGCTTTAGTTTTGTCATTTGGTAAAGACATCATATATTTTTGTGAGTGACTAACCGTTGAAGTTGCATTGTTCTAATGGTCTGGAGACTTTCATCTTAGTGATGCAAAGATATGGTTTTCATTTTTATGCATgttcaggaaaaaaaaaacaattagttATTCCAGATTAGTTACTGCTCAAAACTATTTAATGATAAAAGAACCCTCAAGTTTTGAACAATATGTTATGGACTCGAAGATGGAAGAGACTAAGGGAAGAGTTGCCTTTTGTGCTCGCTTACCAGTGGAATAAAAGGATATATGATACTAGAGTGCTTCCCTTCCAATTATGCGTATCAGAAAGCTAACCTCGCACAACAATCTTCTAATTTCCAATTCCATAAGTCTTCTAatgataataattaataagaCATGCAAAAAAAAGGTATAATTTCTGTTTTTTTCCTTTCATATTTTTCACGTGTTTACTATGATGACAGATTGTCAATTGTGAAATCATGATTGGACTTGTTTCAATAGATTGGTTCTTGCATGTCTGAGGTTGATTTCTGATTTTGCTGTCACAGATGTGTGGTAATGGAGTCCGATGCTTTGCCAGATTCATAGCTGAGCTTGAAAATCTTCACGGGAATCAAaggtatattaattattcagTCTCTAGTATCCTTACTTTGTTGGCTTTGCAGGCAAAACCTTTAGGGGCTACTCATCTTTTAATTTGTATTGTAGCTTCAATGTGCATACTGGTGCCGGTCTCATTGTACCTGAGATACAGGAAGATGGAAAGGTACTTCCAGAGTCTTGTTAATATAGTCTTTGTGGGTAGTTATCCATAAATGCATCAATTTGGCAAGTGTCTCATCCCGTCTATTGTTTATATTCCATTTTTACCCATCAATGGTCTATGTATCCATCTTCTCTGTGTCGTTTTCTTATGCAAGATTGTTCAGCACTTGGTTGCATTTCAGGTCAGAGTTGATATTGTTCAACATTTGGTCTCATTTTCAGGTTAGAGTTGATATGGGTCAGCCAATTCTGAATGCTTCGGATGTTCCTACAAAGTTAACTGCAAACAAAGATCAGGCTGCTGTTAAGGCAAAGTTGGATGTAGATGGGTTGATCTGGAATGTTACTTGTGTTAGCATGGGAAATCCACACTGTGTCACTTTTGGTACAGAATCATGCAACGTATGCTTTATCTACGACTCTTCTCTCCTTCTATGGAATATCAGTGAGTTAAACTGGTTATTTTTTTGTCCTTTGTGGATTGTGGACACAGGATTTGCAAGTAGATGAACTAAACTTAGCTGAAATCGGTCCAAAATTTGAACATCATGTGATGTTCCCTGCCCGAACAAACACAGGTATTAATCAATTTGTACTTGCACTACATAGTTAAATCTGCTATTCCTAGAGCTTTATATATTTCCGTGATCTATCTTTGTTATACTTATGCTAGCTTACAATAACACTAGGATGTGATTAGAGAATACTATGTCACTCCAAACAGCTAGGAATGAGAATGCCAATAAGAACTCTTTGTAAACCATCTCATATGTGAACTGGAAATGAATGTTGCATGTGCGAATCTCCACTGTGTATTATATTTTTGCTATAACTCTGATATTAATCACCAATCTTTAGGACAATCTTAAACTTGCAGTTCTAGTATGACATAGAAGATATCATCTCAACGCATTGGACTCGTATGATATCTTTTGGTTGAGATTTGCAATTCTTTTTCTTAACTTGGTTAGAATAATTGAAGTGTGAACTAGAACTTGCGACTGAAAAACACTTGCATTGCTAAATTATGGATCATCTTTTGTCATATTGCAGAGTTTGTCCAAGTCTTCTCTCCAAGTCACCTTAAAATGCGTGTCTGGGAACGTGGGGCAGGTTCATATTTCTCTTTCTTTGCATGCATCAGTagatacatttttttctttttcgttccTTAACTTTTCCCATTATGAGCTTTTGCATCTACAGCTATGTCTCCGATCCAAAACCCCTAGCCTTTCCAAAGTTTGACATTTGACTTAATGTGCTTGCTGCTCCAGGTGCAACGCTAGCCTGTGGAACAGGAGCTTGTGCAGTCGTTGTTGCTGCAGTTCTGGAGGGTCGTGCAGATAGGGTAAGTCTAAAACTCTTATTCACCAGGTTACATTACATAAGATCTGAACATCAAACCTCAAATCTTCTCCCTCCTCTGACCACTGATGCTCTGCTTCTACTTCCTCTCGGCACCTCTTGCCTTCTCATACCATCTTTCTTCCACGCAGATATGCACTGTCGATTTGCCTGGAGGGCCACTGGACATCGAGTGGAGGGAGAGCGACAATCACATCTACATGACGGGACCTGCAGAATTAGTATTTTATGGATCTGTTCCTCTTTGATGGTTTGGTTTCCATTAGCTTTCGACTTACAATATGCTCCACACTTTGAGAATGAATGATATGTGCCAACTTTATGATAATTCTACACATTTGTTGTCCTTCATTTGTGGATGATAAGTTTCAAGATTGTGAGTTAGAGCCCTCTGTATCATTTGAAACCTTTGTTTCTTAAATTTGTTTTGCAATGGAAAAGACCATAAGCTACGACTGTAGTTGCATTAGTTTGCTTGTAGTGTACTTGGAGAGAAGTTGCcttatgttttaaattttagtagATGCGACATCTAGTTAAAAATGTGCATCTACTTGGTAGGAAAGGATCCACTTTAAAAAGCGGATGAGGTATGCACTTTAACTAAATCTAGACCGAAAGTAGATCAAGATTACTTGAGATTTATTAAACCCGAAAAATGGTAGGAGTATAATTCTTGAAATTATTCCTTCTCTCCCATAACAattatcctattttattttttgagttgttccataacaagtactccctccgtcccattataagtggctTATGTTTCATTTTAgacgtcccactataagtggcatgtttatataaatagaaaaatttaacccttaaaaaaatgtAGGCCCTACcagatttaatcaatttacacctttttaattttcgtgtcgaaaagttttgaaccacttataatgggaaggagggagtatcattttttttaaaataaaaaaatgggttccaccatttttctatttttttaccTTTTAATCATCTCCACTTTAGTTCTATTTTtctcacaaaataaaagtgggcttcaccactttttattttttctttactcTTTCATCATACTCACCTAAATTCTCAAGATGTAATGATCTTGATTTTTTAGCTATTATTCTATACATTTTGCTTTTCTAGCTGTTATTTTTCAAGATGTAATGTTCTGAAAATCCAATTTTCGCCCTTATTTTTAGAGATATCGTAATGTTTTATTTGGAATAAAACACCATCCCTTTTaccttaaaaataaataaataatactccagtCTATTTTTAGTCCGccctcataaaatgtattcaatttgtcattttcgtccatcctcataaaatgtatctaGTCTATTTTTAGTAACTTTTTCACTCATAATAAATTGAGACTCTTACTCCACTCATAATATATTGTACTATTTTAATAAAATCCGTGTCATTTAGAGATTGATACTTTTTACAAgcacggatggagtaataataataatagaaggTTGTTTGTAGGAATCCTTCGTTGTCGAAGAGAAAGACTATCACACTGTTACATGataaagtttaagaagcaagcTTTTTGTTGCTGCTTACCATATACAGCTGCATTCCATTTGTCTCATATAATTTATTTGGTAAATTTGATTAGTTAATTTGTCATGTTTTTGTGCTCAAGACTATGGCATTGACCAAGTCCTAAGCCAAGCAAAATCTTTGTACTTTATTATAACAAAAATACAAAGTTAGACATCAGTATCTTTCATAAGTTCAAACGTGATGCTTATATGTGGCTTATTAAAATCGTCACCTTTTTTCCTGGATACAGTAACATCACTTTTTGCGTGCAttgattattaatattattagtgaTTGGACGGCAATATTGCTATGTCGATTCTCGTATTTGTTAGTCAAAACCAAATATTAAACTCAGTGTTTATCCATTTGATGACAATTATTGAAAGGTTAATGCTCAAGAAGTTTCTTGGGTTCATTTCAAGCTTACTATTAACCCTGATATGCTCTACTAGgacttaatttataaatatttaaattaaaatagtaaaaataaaaaatattcattaaaataaaaaatttaaaaattagccacATTTACCAACTTACCATtcccatattttttttaaaaaaaaaactctaagaaaaaacttcaaaattattcattaattttttaattgttaattcGAGTTTTTGAGCTCGAATTTACAACTAAGACTATTTCTacttagggtgtgtttactttgatggataaatttatcattgcaAAAgggggataacaaaaatttatgcttttaaatatctcatttcttttccaacatttgacacaaaagagaagttcactatttttccttccttattttcacttcaaagatggataatattatctctccattttttagtggataatattatccatccgtGAAGTGAAAATACGGAAGAAAAAATGgcgaacttctcttttgtgtcaaatgttgaaaaagaaatgaaatatttatatgcataaatttttattatccttcattttccaatgataaatttatccatcaaagtaaatgcaatCTTATGAGTTATAGctttaaaccttgaattcacaatcaacactatttttaattgtgaattatgattttaaaattcgaattcacaaccaataatatTCCTAATTATGAATTGtagctttaaaacttgaattcacagccaaaacaATTCATTGTGAATTCTAGaatattaatcatataaacTCATCTCcacattatttttttacttttaaatgctggaagaatgtcaactgaatGCATAAGtggtactccatccgtcccacttcacTTTGCCAAGTTTCCTTTTAGACCGTCCCACCCAACTTGGCCTATttcctactccctccgtccacaatttaaagccccactttggtgtgggcacggagactaagaaagccgaaaaaggtgatgtggatgaaatataagggtagtttactaaagtgataaagatagttgactaaggtgataaaggtgttgtgagtgggtccactagtgataaagtgtactccctccgtcccatttataATGGGATTTTActgttcggcacggagattaagaagagtagaattaagggaattagatgtgtagtgttattttaattaaaacacaCATAGTCACACACACTCCCTCTCTCTTTGCCTCACTGGTACACGGCGGCGCCGGCACCGACGAGTGCCGCCTCGTCGGCTCCTCTCCgtcccccccccctccccctccgTCCTCTCTTTCCCTTCCCTCTCTCCATGGCAGAaaccaaacaaaaattaaaaattcttcccaaaattgaagaaattgcaGAAACCAAATCGAAGAAATCGAAGAAACCAAACAAATTTTTCAGAAACTaaacaaaattttcagaaaCCAGATCGAAATTAATTCCAACCAAGTTTCGAAATTAAATCCCCAAATCGGAGCCCTATATTCCCAAATCCACGACCTCCTCTTGAATCCACAACTCCACAAATCGGAGCTCTAGAGGAGGGCGGCGCGCTGGAGGAAGGAGAAGATGGACGGCGGACAATGTGGAAGGACGACGCGGGATGAAGGAGAAGATGAACGGCGAGCTggaggaaggagaagatgaACGGTGCGCCTCTTCTTCTTGTCGGCGGCGCCACCCTCCTTCGGCGACGCGGGTGCGACCGAGTGGTGGGGGGCGCGAGGGCAgtggtggcggtggaggcgaCGGGCGATGGTGTttgaagagagaagggaggcaGGCGGCGACTAGTAggggagaaggagagagagagaatagagttATGATTTATTTAAGGGTAATTATGGAGTATTTTAATGCTTAATCCACCCcttatttttttccaaaaaggaaacgtgccatgaataatgggacagcccaaaaaggaaagtgtgtcattataaatgggacggagggagtagtaaatatagaatataaaaatgataaagatgctttaaggtgggtccattagtggcaaatggtagtaaatataggaaaagaagaagagtaaaagagtacaaaaaatagaataaggctttaatttgtggacaaaaaattaagagcaagtagggctttaaattgtggacggagggagtatttgagtAATAAATTTTCACTACAATAAATATGAGTCCACAtactttatactccctccgtcctattatTGTTAAcctatttcttttgggcacgagtatttaggagaataagattgtagtgtaaaggtgtgtggagccatattatttgtaatgtaaaattattactaaaagtAGAAACATGTCAATATTAATGAGACACCCAAATAAGGAAAACATGCCAACAATAATGAGACGAAAAGAGTACTACTTTACATTATAATTCTACTCTTTTTAATAACCTGTCGAAAAGATTTAGGCCAAAtgaggtgggacggagggagtataaatctAGGAAGAagagaaaacaagaaaaagaaaaaaaaacataatcaaCTCGTTCCCAATTGAAAACTCGTCAGCGGCAATTATCACCAAATTTTACAGTAGTTTTACCTttctaaaatttgaaaaaaacaTTATACTCAAATAAATATACAATGGCGATTTATGCAATGGAGATTTCGATTGGGGTAGAGCagttagagggtgtttggctaagcttattttaaagaatttataagctcttgtagcttataagatgtaatttttaagagcttataagttgtcaaagtgtttggataattgagcttataagctagagagagaattttttgttagatagagagaattttttgttagatagagaaaatcgaagaaaaatgaacttgaatgatatataatgaaaataataaattatagttgaaaaatatttgtaaaatgattgttgcatatgagattataaaaaaataagttggggtagaggaacttattttttggggagcttataagttcttggagcttatttttagaaCTTATAAACTGTTtgagagcttattttgccaaacactttggaggagcttataagctcctaaacaaaacaacttataatctgttttgaagagcttataagctcagccaaacaccctcttaaagAGTTCGACGAAACAAAATAGCTGTAAAAGTCAATATGAAACAGTAAGTTTGCACGAATAAAAAATCATCaaggagaagaaaaaaaattgaaataaaaaatggcATCCGCAATAGAGATGCCAGTGATGCAAATTGAACCTCTTCGTCCACCGCAATTCGGCGAAGCTCTTCAACTTCCACCGCCACACATTGCCGCTGCCGCCAGAGCTGCTCTGGCTCTCACTCTTGCAGTCGAAACTCGACTTTTTCTTTGCCGGCGTCGCCTCTTATCATTGCCACTACATCGCCACCGCACAGCTCTGCAGAGAACCGGCCACCGCCATACCGATCGCAAGAGAGATCCATAGGTGGAGAGATATCAGTAGAGAGATATCAGAATCTCAAAATCTGGCGGGAATTCATGAAGAAGAAGAACTTCAGGTTGAAGAATTCAATTCTTATGGTAGGggtatatttatcatttttacaaaaattggttaatttataaaaaaagagtaatgctaaacagccacattgtggccacccacaatttacctaaataaaaaataatttaatttatttaacttattttttaaaataaaaataagatttagttattttatcatattctctacattgtagttatttttttgcaattttttggtaacttttttatttttattaaaaaataaattaaaaataagtacaatatagataatataataaaataactaaatcctatttttacttaaaaaaattaaa comes from Salvia miltiorrhiza cultivar Shanhuang (shh) chromosome 3, IMPLAD_Smil_shh, whole genome shotgun sequence and encodes:
- the LOC131016742 gene encoding diaminopimelate epimerase, chloroplastic-like isoform X1, which encodes MAIAAAITPPLTAAKHRSLSSASSSLWLSSPPIQLRNYLPSLSISAVRKSNLLVFSSMSIQAPEKASATSFLDHKESGILYFVKYHGLGNDFILVDNRDSEEPKITPEQAVKLCDRNFGIGADGVIFALPGINGADYTMRIFNSDGSEPEMCGNGVRCFARFIAELENLHGNQSFNVHTGAGLIVPEIQEDGKVRVDMGQPILNASDVPTKLTANKDQAAVKAKLDVDGLIWNVTCVSMGNPHCVTFGTESCNDLQVDELNLAEIGPKFEHHVMFPARTNTEFVQVFSPSHLKMRVWERGAGATLACGTGACAVVVAAVLEGRADRVSLKLLFTRLHYIRSEHQTSNLLPPLTTDALLLLPLGTSCLLIPSFFHADMHCRFAWRATGHRVEGERQSHLHDGTCRISILWICSSLMVWFPLAFDLQYAPHFENE
- the LOC131016742 gene encoding diaminopimelate epimerase, chloroplastic-like isoform X2, with the translated sequence MAIAAAITPPLTAAKHRSLSSASSSLWLSSPPIQLRNYLPSLSISAVRKSNLLVFSSMSIQAPEKASATSFLDHKESGILYFVKYHGLGNDFILVDNRDSEEPKITPEQAVKLCDRNFGIGADGVIFALPGINGADYTMRIFNSDGSEPEMCGNGVRCFARFIAELENLHGNQSFNVHTGAGLIVPEIQEDGKVRVDMGQPILNASDVPTKLTANKDQAAVKAKLDVDGLIWNVTCVSMGNPHCVTFGTESCNDLQVDELNLAEIGPKFEHHVMFPARTNTEFVQVFSPSHLKMRVWERGAGATLACGTGACAVVVAAVLEGRADRICTVDLPGGPLDIEWRESDNHIYMTGPAELVFYGSVPL